A region from the Haloarcula limicola genome encodes:
- a CDS encoding NAD(P)/FAD-dependent oxidoreductase, with product MTDNEEHHRLVVAGTGIAGLTAAIYAGRSNNDPLVLEGDEPGGQLTLTSEVENYPGFPEGISGPDLINEMKEQAEQFGAELRHGIVERVDDGERPFRVELSNGDILTCDAFIAASGASARTLGIPGEDDLMGYGVSTCATCDGAFFRGEDMLVVGGGDAACEEAHFLTKFADTVYLAHRREEFRAEDYWIEKVQEKVDEGEIEILRNTELLEIHGSAEAGVDRVTLARNDAGYPSENLDDPGTERVEMDVGAVFVAIGHTPNTGYLADTGVELDETGYIQTQGGKGGNQTATGVPGLFGAGDVVDYHYQQAVTAAGMGCKAAIDADGYLEDLADAQPTAESEAQAEADD from the coding sequence ATGACAGACAACGAGGAACACCACCGACTCGTCGTCGCCGGCACCGGCATCGCCGGGCTGACGGCGGCCATCTACGCGGGCCGCAGCAACAACGATCCTCTGGTCCTCGAAGGGGACGAACCGGGCGGCCAACTGACTCTCACCAGCGAGGTCGAGAACTACCCCGGCTTCCCCGAGGGCATCTCCGGCCCGGACCTCATCAACGAGATGAAGGAGCAGGCCGAGCAGTTCGGTGCCGAGCTGCGCCACGGCATCGTCGAGCGCGTCGACGACGGCGAGCGGCCCTTCCGCGTCGAGTTGTCGAACGGCGACATCCTCACCTGTGACGCCTTCATCGCCGCCTCGGGTGCCAGCGCCCGCACCCTGGGCATCCCCGGCGAGGACGACCTGATGGGCTACGGCGTCTCGACGTGTGCGACCTGCGACGGCGCGTTCTTCCGCGGCGAGGACATGCTCGTCGTCGGCGGCGGCGACGCCGCCTGCGAGGAGGCCCACTTCCTCACGAAGTTCGCCGACACCGTCTATCTGGCCCACCGCCGCGAGGAGTTCCGCGCCGAGGACTACTGGATCGAGAAGGTCCAGGAGAAGGTCGACGAGGGCGAGATCGAGATCCTGCGCAACACCGAGCTCCTGGAGATTCACGGCTCGGCCGAGGCGGGCGTCGACCGCGTCACTCTCGCGCGGAACGACGCCGGCTATCCCTCGGAGAACTTAGACGACCCCGGGACGGAGCGAGTCGAGATGGACGTCGGCGCGGTGTTCGTCGCCATCGGCCACACCCCGAACACGGGGTATCTCGCCGACACCGGCGTCGAACTCGACGAAACCGGTTACATCCAGACCCAGGGCGGCAAGGGCGGCAACCAGACCGCGACCGGCGTTCCCGGGCTGTTCGGGGCCGGCGACGTCGTCGATTACCACTACCAGCAGGCGGTCACCGCCGCCGGGATGGGCTGTAAGGCCGCGATCGACGCCGACGGCTACCTCGAAGACCTCGCGGACGCCCAGCCGACCGCGGAGTCCGAGGCGCAGGCCGAGGCGGACGACTGA
- a CDS encoding DUF555 domain-containing protein — protein MDCRVVVEAAVPVYDVGTSDEAVRIAISKTGEMLNPDLNYVEINMGERHCPHCGEDLDPAFLAADESLVALELEMMVFNVERDEHAARIARKEIGQRLENIPLDVLEIEEIAEEDEDDEEVEAESDERDESGTETSDDEVLPEFEDLIDE, from the coding sequence ATGGACTGCAGAGTTGTCGTCGAGGCCGCCGTACCCGTCTACGACGTAGGGACGTCCGACGAGGCCGTCCGCATCGCCATCTCGAAGACCGGCGAGATGCTCAATCCCGACCTCAACTACGTCGAAATCAACATGGGCGAACGCCACTGCCCGCACTGCGGGGAGGACCTGGACCCCGCGTTTCTCGCCGCCGACGAGAGCCTCGTCGCGCTCGAACTGGAGATGATGGTCTTCAACGTCGAACGCGACGAGCACGCCGCCCGAATCGCCCGCAAGGAGATCGGGCAGCGACTGGAGAACATCCCGCTCGACGTCCTCGAAATCGAGGAGATAGCGGAGGAGGACGAAGACGACGAGGAGGTGGAGGCGGAGAGCGACGAGAGAGACGAGAGCGGTACCGAGACGAGCGACGACGAAGTCCTCCCGGAGTTCGAAGACCTCATCGACGAGTAG
- a CDS encoding DMT family transporter: protein MVSRRMLAFGVAASVLFGGVFVAAKAGLAYFPPLLFIALRFDVAAVALLGYVALTRSRSELLPRTRGDLLGILSTGLLALGLTNALLFLGQQDATSAVGAIVFSLNPILTPVFAALLLSDERLSARGATGLLVGLLGVGLVVTPDPATLLSGGGGKLLLFGGAISGALGSVLVRWSDAALESTVRTAWGLPFAAALCHALSLSAGESLAAVDWTAGALLALVYVGVFAGAVAYVAYFGLIDTAGATHANLVFYVVPVVSTLGGWALLGETVSELAVVGFLTVFAGFAILGSESLSLATVRSWIHGETAVPTDRLAVGEDATGFESD, encoded by the coding sequence ATGGTGTCACGACGGATGCTCGCCTTCGGCGTCGCCGCGAGCGTGCTGTTCGGCGGCGTGTTCGTTGCGGCGAAGGCGGGGCTCGCCTACTTCCCGCCGCTCCTGTTCATCGCGCTGCGGTTCGACGTCGCCGCCGTGGCGCTGCTGGGCTACGTCGCCCTCACTCGCTCGCGGAGCGAACTGCTCCCGCGGACTCGCGGCGACCTCCTGGGGATTCTCTCGACCGGACTGCTCGCGCTCGGCCTGACGAACGCGCTCCTGTTCCTCGGTCAGCAGGACGCCACCAGCGCCGTCGGAGCGATCGTCTTCAGCCTCAATCCCATCCTGACGCCGGTGTTCGCGGCGCTCCTGCTCTCGGACGAACGCCTCTCGGCCCGCGGTGCGACCGGCCTCCTCGTCGGGCTGCTCGGCGTCGGACTGGTCGTGACTCCCGACCCGGCGACGCTGCTGAGCGGCGGCGGTGGCAAGCTCCTGCTGTTCGGCGGCGCGATCAGCGGGGCGCTCGGGAGCGTCCTCGTCCGCTGGAGCGACGCCGCCCTCGAGAGCACGGTCCGGACGGCGTGGGGACTCCCCTTCGCCGCGGCGCTCTGTCACGCGCTCAGCCTGTCGGCCGGCGAATCGCTCGCGGCCGTCGACTGGACCGCCGGGGCGCTGCTCGCACTCGTCTACGTCGGCGTGTTCGCGGGGGCGGTCGCCTACGTGGCCTACTTCGGCCTGATCGACACCGCCGGGGCGACCCACGCGAACCTCGTCTTCTACGTCGTCCCCGTCGTCTCGACGCTCGGCGGCTGGGCGCTGCTCGGCGAGACCGTCTCGGAACTGGCGGTCGTCGGGTTCCTGACCGTCTTCGCCGGGTTCGCGATACTCGGCAGCGAGTCGCTCTCGCTCGCCACGGTCAGGTCGTGGATCCACGGGGAGACCGCCGTCCCGACCGACCGCCTCGCCGTCGGCGAGGACGCGACCGGATTCGAGTCCGATTGA
- a CDS encoding ArsR/SmtB family transcription factor, with product MEAVLWYVLTSTRGGANRIRILRTIDERPRNANKLAEELDLDYKTVRHHLDVLEENDIVTDSGDDYGAVYLPTDRVRNYWDTVEQIMEAAD from the coding sequence ATGGAGGCCGTCTTGTGGTACGTCTTGACGAGTACGCGGGGCGGAGCGAACCGAATCCGCATCCTGCGTACCATCGACGAACGGCCTCGGAACGCGAACAAACTCGCGGAGGAACTGGACCTCGACTACAAGACGGTCCGTCACCACCTGGACGTCTTAGAGGAAAACGACATCGTCACCGACAGCGGCGACGACTACGGCGCGGTGTACCTGCCGACCGATCGGGTCCGGAACTACTGGGACACCGTCGAACAAATCATGGAGGCAGCGGACTGA
- a CDS encoding helix-turn-helix transcriptional regulator, with amino-acid sequence MDATLDEIEFLALSSNRIAVLERLAAEKHTRSELAEATGASQATLGRILGDFEDRKWVRREGGGYVATATGTLVAEGFRDLVDVLDTERELRDIAEYLPTDAMDFDLRHLAGATITRPTQTRPNAPLQHLLTLMDGADEVTAFSHTLNDQSLRVAADRTGDQRFRAVLPQSAIDALVGDEALRDRLRDLVAAETASVRVYDGEIPLAVTIVDDVVNLLVRDRRGVLRAAVDSEHPAVRAWAETQFERYHADSTPLSAGSLSP; translated from the coding sequence ATGGACGCCACGCTCGACGAGATAGAGTTCCTCGCGCTCTCGTCGAACCGTATCGCGGTGCTGGAACGCCTCGCCGCGGAGAAACACACCCGCTCGGAACTCGCGGAGGCGACGGGCGCGTCACAGGCCACGCTCGGCCGCATCCTCGGTGACTTCGAGGACAGAAAGTGGGTGCGCCGCGAGGGCGGCGGGTACGTCGCCACCGCGACCGGCACGCTCGTCGCCGAGGGGTTTCGTGACCTCGTGGACGTCCTCGACACCGAGCGCGAACTCCGCGACATCGCCGAGTACCTGCCGACGGACGCGATGGACTTCGACCTCCGTCACCTCGCCGGCGCGACTATCACTCGACCCACCCAGACGCGGCCGAACGCGCCGCTTCAGCACCTGCTGACGCTGATGGACGGGGCCGACGAGGTCACGGCGTTCTCCCACACCCTGAACGATCAGAGCCTCCGCGTCGCGGCCGACCGCACGGGCGACCAGCGGTTCCGGGCGGTCCTCCCGCAGAGCGCAATCGACGCGCTCGTCGGCGACGAGGCGCTACGCGACCGTCTCCGCGACCTCGTGGCTGCCGAAACCGCGTCCGTCCGCGTCTACGACGGCGAGATACCGCTGGCCGTGACTATCGTCGACGACGTGGTGAACCTCCTCGTCCGCGACCGGCGCGGCGTGCTGCGGGCCGCAGTCGACAGCGAACACCCGGCGGTTCGCGCCTGGGCCGAGACGCAGTTCGAACGGTATCACGCCGACTCGACGCCGCTCTCGGCGGGTTCGCTCTCGCCGTAG
- a CDS encoding UPF0058 family protein: MKKQELIHLHGLLAQVQDHYEADTGSEVEHDEYAELGVKPTSIHKSKTDHKEAVFAIVDGITSEMTAEEKEPVSAAAD; the protein is encoded by the coding sequence ATGAAAAAGCAGGAGCTCATCCACCTTCACGGCCTGCTTGCACAGGTACAAGACCACTACGAAGCCGACACGGGCTCGGAAGTGGAACACGACGAGTACGCCGAACTCGGCGTGAAGCCGACCTCGATTCACAAGTCGAAGACCGACCACAAAGAGGCCGTCTTCGCGATCGTCGACGGCATCACCTCGGAGATGACCGCCGAAGAGAAAGAACCCGTTTCTGCCGCCGCTGACTGA
- a CDS encoding DUF7545 family protein, whose product MAPDTVTLTIEGDDATDELTVPSDLLDILREQPDESDPQVVGDIAMFGLAQRIHAAVHHSEGEPDEEIAELESATLDLFEERFGSSFGELTGHDH is encoded by the coding sequence ATGGCACCCGACACTGTCACGCTGACTATCGAAGGCGACGACGCGACCGACGAACTGACGGTCCCGAGCGACCTCTTGGACATCCTCCGCGAGCAACCCGACGAGTCGGACCCGCAGGTCGTCGGCGACATCGCGATGTTCGGCCTGGCCCAGCGCATCCACGCCGCGGTCCACCACAGCGAGGGCGAGCCGGACGAGGAGATCGCCGAACTGGAGTCGGCGACCCTCGACCTCTTCGAGGAGCGCTTCGGCTCCAGCTTCGGCGAGCTGACCGGCCACGACCACTAA
- a CDS encoding DUF357 domain-containing protein codes for MAADIEEKTDRYEGLLADALDAAAIAPPEGTPMHDAALDCEEMASAYLEDGRHFRDDDDLVNALASFSYGHAWLDAGARIGLFDVPTEGHLFTV; via the coding sequence ATGGCCGCCGACATCGAGGAGAAGACGGACCGCTACGAGGGACTGCTCGCCGACGCGCTCGACGCCGCCGCGATCGCGCCGCCGGAGGGGACGCCGATGCACGACGCCGCCCTCGACTGCGAGGAGATGGCGTCGGCGTACCTGGAGGACGGGAGACACTTCCGGGACGACGACGACCTCGTCAACGCGCTGGCGTCGTTCTCCTACGGGCACGCGTGGCTGGACGCGGGCGCGCGCATCGGCCTGTTCGACGTGCCTACCGAGGGGCATCTATTCACCGTCTGA
- a CDS encoding translation initiation factor IF-2 subunit beta, producing the protein MEYDDMLDRAASETPTIDEPADRLDVPDPAVREEGNETVVENFQSLCDALGRDPDHVLQFLQREVGTSAHIDESGRARLTGSFDADRLGNATDEYAEQFVRCPECGLPDTRLEEEGGATLLRCEACGARSATGDE; encoded by the coding sequence ATGGAGTACGACGACATGCTCGACCGGGCGGCGAGCGAGACGCCGACGATCGACGAGCCGGCCGACCGCCTCGACGTACCCGACCCGGCGGTCCGAGAGGAGGGAAACGAGACCGTCGTCGAGAACTTCCAGTCACTGTGCGACGCGCTGGGACGGGACCCGGACCACGTCCTCCAGTTCCTCCAGCGCGAGGTCGGGACCAGCGCGCACATCGACGAGAGCGGACGGGCGCGGCTCACGGGGTCGTTCGACGCCGACAGGCTCGGGAACGCCACGGACGAGTACGCCGAGCAGTTCGTCCGCTGTCCGGAGTGTGGCTTGCCCGACACGCGGCTGGAAGAGGAGGGCGGCGCGACGCTCCTCCGCTGTGAGGCTTGTGGGGCGCGCTCTGCGACGGGCGACGAGTGA
- a CDS encoding Single-stranded DNA binding protein has protein sequence MSLEDHVEELASDLDVDKEEVRRDLENLVEYSVPMDEAKQSLRRKYGGDSGGSGGTPSSKAIGEVTTDDSNVTVTAVVLTSGRRSIQYNGEQHVIREGQLADESGTISYTAWDGFEGDLEPGQTVRFGNAGVREWDGRPELNLGQSTDAEVVDETLDVDADVGGESALADLEPGDRGITVEVRVIECEEKVIDGRDGETTILSGVLGDESGRLPFTDWEPHDTIEEGASVRIEETFVREFRGAPSVNVSEFSTVTPLSEPVSVTEDAPRMRIREAVESGGQFDVELVGNVIEIRDGSGLIERCPDCGRVVQNGQCRTHGAVEGEDDLRTKAILDDGTATVTVILDDELTERVYGGDLEDAREHARDAMDKEVVADRIAERVVGHEYVVRGSLSVDEYGANLNATEFAEADDDPAARASNFLKGVDA, from the coding sequence ATGTCTCTCGAAGATCATGTCGAGGAACTCGCCTCCGACCTCGACGTAGACAAAGAGGAGGTCAGACGCGACTTAGAGAACCTCGTGGAGTACTCCGTCCCGATGGACGAGGCCAAGCAGAGCCTCCGGCGGAAGTACGGCGGCGACTCCGGCGGCAGCGGCGGCACGCCGTCGAGTAAGGCCATCGGCGAGGTCACCACCGACGACTCGAACGTGACGGTCACCGCCGTCGTCCTCACGTCCGGTCGCCGGTCCATCCAGTACAACGGCGAGCAACACGTCATCCGGGAGGGCCAGCTCGCAGACGAGTCCGGCACCATCTCCTACACCGCGTGGGACGGCTTCGAAGGCGACCTCGAACCCGGCCAGACCGTCCGGTTCGGGAACGCCGGCGTCCGCGAGTGGGACGGCCGCCCCGAACTCAACCTCGGCCAGAGCACCGACGCCGAGGTGGTCGACGAGACGCTCGACGTCGACGCCGACGTGGGCGGGGAGTCCGCCCTCGCCGACCTCGAACCCGGCGACCGCGGCATCACTGTCGAGGTGCGGGTCATAGAGTGCGAGGAGAAGGTCATCGACGGCCGGGACGGCGAGACGACCATCCTGAGCGGCGTGCTCGGCGACGAGAGCGGGCGGCTCCCCTTCACTGACTGGGAGCCCCACGACACCATCGAGGAGGGGGCGTCCGTCCGCATCGAGGAGACGTTCGTCCGCGAGTTCCGCGGTGCGCCCTCGGTCAACGTCTCGGAGTTCTCGACGGTCACGCCGCTCTCCGAACCCGTCAGCGTCACCGAGGACGCCCCGCGGATGCGGATCCGCGAGGCCGTCGAGAGCGGCGGCCAGTTCGACGTGGAACTGGTCGGCAACGTCATCGAGATCCGGGACGGCTCCGGCCTCATCGAGCGCTGTCCCGACTGCGGCCGCGTCGTCCAGAACGGCCAGTGTCGCACCCACGGCGCGGTCGAGGGCGAGGACGACCTGCGGACGAAGGCCATCTTGGACGACGGCACCGCCACGGTCACGGTCATCCTCGACGACGAACTCACCGAGCGTGTGTACGGCGGCGACTTAGAGGACGCCCGCGAACACGCCCGCGACGCGATGGACAAGGAGGTCGTCGCCGACCGCATCGCCGAGCGCGTCGTCGGCCACGAGTACGTCGTCCGCGGCTCGCTGTCGGTCGACGAGTACGGCGCGAACCTCAACGCCACCGAGTTCGCGGAGGCCGACGACGACCCCGCGGCGCGTGCGAGTAACTTCCTGAAGGGGGTCGACGCATGA
- a CDS encoding transcription initiation factor IIB: MSESPAHNGVRERTQDEQELGEETTERQDVCPECGGDVRTDSEHGETVCRDCGLVIEEDSIDRGPEWRAFDSAERDQKSRVGAPTTNMMHDKGLSTNIGWQNKDAYGRSLSSEQRQKMQRLRTWNERFRTRDSKERNLKQALGEIDRMASALGLPQNVRETASVIYRRALDENLLPGRSIEGVATSALYAAARMAGSPRSLDEMAVVSRVEKMELTRTYRYVVRELNLEVQPADPEQYLPRFVSDLDLSEETERRARELIVRARDAGLLSGKSPVGLAAAAVYAGALLTNEKVTQSEVGNVANVSEVTIRNRYKELLEAEDVPA; the protein is encoded by the coding sequence ATGAGCGAATCACCAGCACACAACGGCGTTCGGGAACGGACACAGGACGAACAGGAACTCGGCGAGGAGACGACGGAACGGCAGGACGTCTGTCCGGAGTGTGGCGGTGACGTACGCACGGACAGCGAGCACGGCGAGACGGTCTGTCGGGACTGCGGTCTCGTCATCGAAGAGGACAGCATCGACCGCGGTCCCGAGTGGCGGGCGTTCGACTCCGCGGAGCGCGACCAGAAGTCCCGCGTGGGCGCGCCGACGACGAACATGATGCACGACAAGGGGCTCTCGACCAACATCGGCTGGCAGAACAAGGACGCCTACGGGCGCTCGCTCTCCAGCGAGCAGCGCCAGAAGATGCAGCGCCTACGCACTTGGAACGAGCGGTTCCGCACCCGCGACTCCAAGGAGCGCAACCTCAAGCAGGCGCTGGGCGAGATCGACCGCATGGCCTCGGCGCTGGGTCTGCCCCAGAACGTCCGCGAGACGGCCAGCGTCATCTACCGCCGCGCGCTGGACGAGAACCTGCTCCCCGGCCGCTCCATCGAGGGCGTCGCGACCTCGGCGCTGTACGCGGCGGCCCGGATGGCCGGCAGCCCGCGTTCGCTCGACGAGATGGCGGTCGTCTCCCGCGTCGAGAAGATGGAACTCACTCGGACGTACCGCTACGTCGTCCGCGAGCTGAATCTCGAAGTCCAGCCCGCAGACCCCGAGCAGTACCTCCCGCGGTTCGTCTCGGACCTCGACCTCTCCGAGGAGACGGAGCGACGGGCCCGCGAACTCATCGTCCGGGCGCGCGACGCCGGCCTGCTCTCCGGGAAGTCGCCGGTCGGACTGGCCGCGGCCGCGGTGTACGCCGGCGCGCTGCTGACCAACGAGAAGGTGACCCAGAGTGAGGTCGGCAACGTCGCCAACGTTTCGGAAGTCACCATCCGAAACCGGTACAAAGAGCTGCTCGAAGCCGAGGACGTTCCGGCCTGA
- a CDS encoding 2,5-diamino-6-(ribosylamino)-4(3H)-pyrimidinone 5'-phosphate reductase has protein sequence MHVLVNAAMSADGKLSSRRREQLAVSGPDDFDRVDELRAESDAVMVGVGTVLADDPSLTVKDADRRAARVERGDSENPARVVADSRIRTPPDAKVLDGSAETYLLVSEAAPTDFVEEMEDAGAYVVAAGEDRVDVTTALAKLEGDGIDRLLVEGGGELIFSLFEAGLVDELSVFVGPKVIGGRDAPTLVDGDGFVEEFPELELTDVERVDGGVLLTWDV, from the coding sequence ATGCACGTACTCGTCAACGCCGCGATGAGCGCGGACGGAAAGCTCTCCTCCCGGCGTCGAGAGCAACTGGCGGTCTCCGGTCCGGACGACTTCGATCGGGTCGACGAATTGCGGGCCGAGAGCGACGCCGTCATGGTCGGCGTCGGGACCGTCCTCGCCGACGACCCGTCGCTGACCGTCAAGGACGCCGACCGCCGGGCGGCCCGCGTCGAACGCGGCGACTCCGAGAACCCCGCCCGCGTCGTCGCCGACTCGCGGATCCGGACGCCGCCGGACGCGAAGGTGCTCGACGGGAGCGCGGAGACGTATCTGCTGGTCAGCGAGGCCGCGCCGACGGACTTCGTCGAGGAGATGGAAGACGCCGGCGCGTACGTCGTCGCCGCCGGCGAGGACCGCGTCGACGTGACGACGGCGCTGGCGAAGTTGGAGGGCGACGGTATCGACCGTCTCCTGGTCGAGGGCGGCGGCGAACTCATCTTCAGCCTCTTCGAGGCGGGGCTGGTCGACGAGCTCTCCGTCTTCGTCGGGCCGAAGGTGATCGGCGGCCGCGACGCGCCGACGCTCGTCGACGGCGACGGCTTCGTCGAGGAGTTCCCGGAACTCGAACTCACCGATGTCGAGCGCGTCGACGGCGGCGTCCTGTTGACCTGGGACGTCTAA